One Rosa chinensis cultivar Old Blush chromosome 5, RchiOBHm-V2, whole genome shotgun sequence genomic region harbors:
- the LOC112202589 gene encoding putative disease resistance RPP13-like protein 1 isoform X3 produces MLSENNSILVLIALLVPLSSSLSLSQITTLIASFLKLTMAVGEVFLAAFLQVLFDRLASREFLKFARQKGIGGKLEKWSETLSAIRAVLYDAEEKQLISMSVKEWLDDLKDLAYDVEDILDRFSTDMLRFKAKEQNLAGTSKVRGLFLKVKCNFNMNSEMEKISERLQEISQRKNMLGLNNSGAGSSAASQRRTSSCLLDGPVVGRYEDKRKIVALLSRDEPSTVNFHVVAIVGMPGVGKTTLAKSVFKDNNIALEQFDLKVWVSVSDDFDLVRVTKAILESVTSVYCDFKEFNKVQDNLSKELASKKFLIVLDDVWNTCDHDQWTTLQSPFHVGAPGSKIIVTTRDEKVARMTRPIEIHCLKYMSDDDCWEVFQQHAFMNVNSGRPQGFEFFRESIVIKCGGLPLAARTLGGLLGCEDIDEWKKILNNRLWSLSNKSHIHQVLKLSYHYLPSYLKRCFAYCSILPNDYEFGEKQLTLLWMAEGLLQQQEEHETLEDLGGHYFGQLLSRSLFQKSSRNSSLYVMHHLVGDLARWAAGEICLRLEDKDGRCSRKTRHSSYIPGQYDGVNKFEAFSEARRLRTFLPLSEDFCNHVTCKVTLDLLPRLEYLRVLSLNGYQITELPNSIGNLKHLRYLDVSHTLIMRLPESTSTLCNLQTLILESCSRLKTLPTKMRYLSNLRHLNNLNVPSLEGMPPQLSQLSNLQTLPNFVVGKGSDSRVREIGPLSLLRGTLCLSRLENVNDVEDARRSDLICKEGIDALQLEWNDKGENESIVLDMLKPHKKMKEVIIKGYGGLQFSAWIGDPLFSYVMHVRLENCNNCRFLPPLGRLPSLQILCIRNMSGVEKVGLEFCGEGSLSFPLLETLVFEDMQNWNEWFPCQGYQGLEVFPSLKILSVKRCPKLKGELPHKLDLLTKLEIHECNELVVSIANYKQLCELNVRDCKGVVYKSVHHFELLKSIYLSDFSVLRFQTGGFMTGLTKVEQLMIANGDELSSEWQNEEVDYQRHLNTFT; encoded by the exons ATGCTTTCAGAAAACAACTCTATACTAGTTTTGATTGCATTGCTTGTTCCTCTGTCATCTTCTTTGTCACTCTCACAAATCACAACTTTGATTGCTTCCTTCCTGAAACTAACTATGGCAGTGGGAGAGGTCTTTCTTGCTGCGTTCCTTCAGGTGCTATTCGACAGGTTAGCCTCTCGTGAGTTCCTCAAATTTGCACGGCAGAAGGGCATTGGCGGGAAGCTTGAAAAATGGAGTGAAACACTGTCTGCAATTCGAGCAGTGTTGTATGACGCCGAGGAGAAGCAACTCATAAGCATGTCAGTGAAAGAGTGGCTGGATGATCTCAAAGACTTGGCTTATGATGTGGAGGACATCTTGGACAGGTTTTCCACTGACATGTTACGATTCAAGGCCAAGGAGCAAAATCTGGCTGGCACAAGCAAGGTACGAGGCCTCTTTCTTAAAGTTAAATGCAACTTCAATATGAACTCTGAAATGGAAAAGATTTCTGAACGATTGCAAGAAATATCTCAACGAAAAAACATGCTCGGTTTGAATAATAGCGGAGCTGGATCTAGTGCGGCATCCCAAAGGCGAACAAGCTCATGCTTGCTTGATGGACCTGTGGTTGGAAGGTATGAAGACAAAAGGAAGATTGTGGCTTTGTTGTCAAGAGATGAACCTAGTACTGTCAATTTCCATGTAGTTGCAATTGTTGGCATGCCTGGAGTTGGGAAGACTACACTTGCTAAATCAGTATTCAAGGACAACAATATTGCCCTGGAACAGTTCGATCTTAAGGTATGGGTATCAGTGTCTGATGATTTTGACCTTGTTAGAGTAACAAAAGCCATTCTTGAATCGGTCACGTCTGTGTATTGTGACTTCAAGGAATTCAATAAAGTTCAAGATAACTTGAGCAAGGAGTTAGCAAGTAAAAAGTTTCTAATTGTTTTGGATGATGTTTGGAATACCTGCGACCATGATCAATGGACAACCCTACAGTCTCCCTTTCATGTCGGAGCACCAGGAAGTAAGATAATTGTAACGACTCGTGATGAAAAAGTTGCAAGAATGACGAGACCCATTGAGATCCACTGTTTGAAGTATATGTCAGATGATGATTGTTGGGAAGTCTTTCAGCAGCATGCATTCATGAATGTCAACAGTGGGAGACCACaaggttttgaattttttcgagaGAGTATTGTTATAAAATGTGGCGGATTGCCCTTGGCTGCAAGGACTCTCGGTGGTCTTTTAGGTTGTGAAGACATAGATGAGTGGAAAAAAATATTGAACAATAGATTATGGAGTCTATCAAATAAGAGTCACATTCACCAAGTGTTGAAATTGAGCTATCACTATCTTCCTTCATATTTGAAAAGGTGCTTTGCATATTGCTCAATACTCCCAAACGACTATGAATTTGGGGAGAAGCAATTGACACTTCTTTGGATGGCAGAGGGTTTACttcaacaacaagaagaacatgAAACATTAGAAGACTTGGGTGGTCACTATTTTGGACAGCTATTATCTAGGTCATTATTTCAAAAATCAAGCAGAAACAGTTCATTATATGTTATGCATCACCTTGTTGGTGATCTGGCTCGGTGGGCTGCGGGAGAAATTTGTCTCAGGTTGGAGGATAAAGATGGTAGATGTTCTCGAAAGACACGTCATTCGTCATACATTCCCGGTCAGTATGATGGGGTTAACAAATTTGAGGCATTCTCTGAAGCCAGACGTTTGCGTACTTTTCTACCATTGTCAGAAGACTTTTGTAACCATGTGACTTGTAAGGTTACTCTTGATTTACTGCCAAGATTGGAATACTTACGGGTACTCTCTTTGAATGGCTATCAAATAACTGAGTTGCCGAATTCAATTGGTAACTTGAAGCATCTACGGTACCTTGATGTTTCTCATACATTAATAATGAGATTGCCTGAATCAACAAGCACCCTTTGCAACTTACAGACATTAATATTAGAAAGTTGTTCTAGACTGAAGACACTGCCTACAAAGATGCGATATTTATCAAATCTACGCcatctcaacaatttaaatgtgcCTTCATTGGAAGGAATGCCCCCACAGCTAAGTCAACTGAGCAATCTGCAAACGTTGCCGAATTTCGTGGTGGGCAAAGGTAGTGACTCAAGGGTAAGAGAGATAGGGCCCCTGTCTCTTCTTCGAGGGACATTGTGCCTCTCAAGATTGGAAAATGTCAATGATGTTGAGGATGCAAGGAGGAGTGACTTAATTTGCAAGGAAGGGATTGATGCATTGCAGCTGGAATGGAATGATAAAGGAGAAAATGAATCGATCGTGCTTGACATGTTAAAACCTCATAAAAAGATGAAAGAGGTCATCATCAAGGGTTATGGAGGTTTGCAATTTTCAGCATGGATTGGAGATCCTTTATTCTCTTATGTGATGCATGTGAGGTTAGAGAATTGTAACAATTGTCGATTCTTGCCACCACTTGGACGATTGCCTTCTCTCCAAATACTTTGTATTAGAAATATGTCTGGGGTGGAAAAAGTTGGCCTAGAGTTTTGTGGAGAGGGTAGCTTGTCTTTTCCATTATTGGAGACCCTTGTGTTTGAGGATATGCAAAACTGGAATGAGTGGTTTCCTTGCCAAGGATATCAAGGACTTGAAGTTTTCCCTTCCTTGAAAATACTTTCAGTGAAAAGATGTCCCAAATTAAAGGGTGAGTTACCTCACAAGCTTGATTTGTTAACAAAGCTTGAGATTCATGAATGTAATGAACTGGTGGTTTCAATTGCCAACTACAAACAGCTCTGTGAATTAAACGTGCGCGATTGCAAAGGGGTGGTGTATAAAAGTGTGCACCACTTTGAGTTACTGAAGTCTATTTATCTTTCAGATTTTTCAGTGCTGAGATTTCAAACTGGAGGATTCATGACCGGATTAACAAAGGTGGAACAATTGATGATAGCCAATGGTGATGAACTTTCATCTGAATGGCAGAATGAAG AGGTGGATTACCAAAGGCACTTAAACACCTTTACATAA